Below is a genomic region from Pseudomonadota bacterium.
ATTACCTTTTTTATCACCTTTTCCGTCATACGCAACCACTATCAGCATGTAGTAAAGGATACAATCGCTGCAAATAAATTAAAGGCGCGTTTCCTCTCCTCGCTCATTTATGAGCATCAGAAGGCAGCTACCAGTATCCTGGAGTCCTATTCACAACGTCCCCTTTTCATCGATGCAGCGAAGAAGAAGGACTTTGACCGCGCCATATATCACATGAAATCCTTAAGCGAGCATCATACTGAAATCGATACCCTCTTTATAACCGACCAATATGGAGTCGTCTGGGCAAACTACCCGGTGAGTAAAGAATCCTATGGTAAGAACCTTGCCTACCGTGACTGGTATAAAGGGGTAAGCAAGAAATGGAGACCCTATATTTCTACAGTATTCCGTTTGATTGTCCTGGAAAAAGATCTCGCTGTTGCTATATCTGTCCCTGTATTAGACAGAAAAGGTAAAGTCATCGGGATATTTGGCAGCACCCAGCGCACCCTCTTCCTCGCCACCTTCATCAAGGGAAATATAATAGATCCCGAAAAGAGTATCACCCTCCTCGACCAGGAAGGAAACATCATATTCAGTAATGCTGTTCCCTATCAGGAGAAAATAACGAAATACCCTGACGCGCACGTACTGGGAAAGGCAGTTGCAGGGGTCATTATTGATATGGAAATTGCAGATGCAAAAGAAAAGGGGAGCATCTCCTATGTATCCATTGCACCGGTAAGGGGGATTGGCTGGTCAGTCATTGTTGGGCAGGAGAAAAATGCAATCCTGAAGTCATTATACGGGTATTTCATCCGCTCCGCAGTTACAGGTTCCATCATATTCCTCTTCCTTACAGTCTGTTTACTCTATTTCAGGAGGGAGTACAAATACAGGAAAACAAAGGAACTCCTCCAGGCAGAGGAGAAATACCGGAATATTTTTGAAAATACCGTTGA
It encodes:
- a CDS encoding PAS domain S-box protein, translated to MKTLFEGKKLYAVIIVFLFIITFFITFSVIRNHYQHVVKDTIAANKLKARFLSSLIYEHQKAATSILESYSQRPLFIDAAKKKDFDRAIYHMKSLSEHHTEIDTLFITDQYGVVWANYPVSKESYGKNLAYRDWYKGVSKKWRPYISTVFRLIVLEKDLAVAISVPVLDRKGKVIGIFGSTQRTLFLATFIKGNIIDPEKSITLLDQEGNIIFSNAVPYQEKITKYPDAHVLGKAVAGVIIDMEIADAKEKGSISYVSIAPVRGIGWSVIVGQEKNAILKSLYGYFIRSAVTGSIIFLFLTVCLLYFRREYKYRKTKELLQAEEKYRNIFENTVEGIYRTTPEGRFIIINPAFAAICGYASPEEMIEKVTDIPNQIYANPEDRLRLQKRIAAGEKVKGFEVQFKHPTRGLVWVSINANALRDEQGNIRNYDGTIEDITERKQAEEKRLKERKRFQVLADNAPYGIMVIGEDNTFTYLNNKFKEIFGYDLHDLPDGKTWFRKAYPDALYRHTVISTWIDDLKNVKKG